A genomic segment from Mycoplasma sp. 1018B encodes:
- a CDS encoding tRNA1(Val) (adenine(37)-N6)-methyltransferase: protein MNKDKLIKNSLGFDSDLFIYQDKEMFNYSVDTILLANFVFINQKIKNILEIGTNNAALAIFLSERDDKLKIDALEIQTKAIDIAKINIDLNKKNNQIKLINDDFNDFWRKKSKLNDYKYHSIVCNPPFYPISKIKLGKKISQEKLIATHEIKLNLEQIIQGSSKIIEQKGYLTMVIPVERLVDCFCLMRKYHFEPKRTQFIIPRINDKPKLVLIEARYQAGWGIHFLPNLYLHDSDNKDLHEYRNEIKKLYKPIKRKENDE, encoded by the coding sequence ATGAATAAAGATAAATTAATAAAAAATTCTTTAGGTTTTGATTCAGATTTATTTATTTACCAAGATAAAGAAATGTTTAATTATTCAGTTGATACCATCTTACTTGCTAATTTTGTTTTTATTAATCAAAAAATAAAAAATATTTTAGAAATAGGTACTAATAATGCTGCGTTAGCAATTTTTTTATCTGAAAGAGATGACAAATTAAAAATAGATGCTTTAGAAATACAAACAAAAGCAATAGATATAGCAAAAATTAACATTGATTTAAATAAAAAAAATAATCAAATTAAACTAATAAATGATGATTTTAACGATTTTTGAAGAAAAAAAAGTAAATTAAATGATTATAAATATCATTCAATAGTATGTAATCCTCCTTTTTATCCTATTTCAAAAATTAAATTGGGAAAAAAGATTAGTCAGGAAAAATTAATTGCAACACACGAAATAAAATTAAATTTAGAACAAATTATTCAAGGATCATCAAAAATAATTGAACAAAAAGGATATTTGACAATGGTAATACCTGTTGAAAGATTAGTTGATTGTTTTTGTTTAATGAGAAAATACCATTTTGAACCTAAAAGAACACAATTTATTATTCCTAGAATTAATGATAAACCTAAATTAGTTTTAATTGAAGCAAGATATCAAGCTGGTTGAGGCATTCATTTTTTGCCTAATTTATATTTACATGATTCTGATAATAAAGATTTACATGAATATAGAAATGAAATTAAAAAATTATATAAACCTATAAAAAGAAAGGAAAATGATGAATAA
- the metG gene encoding methionine--tRNA ligase, whose product MNKKTFYITTPIYYASGPLHIGHLYCTILAWTIANYKRTQGYDIKFLTGSDEHGQKIATKAAQSNQEPKIFVDNLVTSYKQMWKDWNIEYDFFSRTTDKKHEKLVKNVFSWMLKNNYIYKAKYEGLYSINDEEYLAKNQADYKDGEYYHPVSGHKLIKMSEDSYFFNMKKMQDWWIQYIKDNPNFLKPQKIVNELINNFISEGLDDLSITRTNVKWAVSINEEPEHTLYVWLDALFNYISALGYDLDNPDENYLKYWKNGDEIVHILGKEIARFHFIYWPIFLESMQLKQPTHIISHGLLRDKNGRKMSKSLNNVIAPEYLLNKYHDELIKYYFTSQIIFGEDGNFSEEHLIKIINSDLVNNYGNLISRTIKMVNNSFVNGMIYINSNDKLNQELDNKLLEFDSLFTSLMNNYKIDKALKEAINLSDYLNKYIDKTQPWTLTNELDKLEQILIRLLNGIYTVSYALQICMPRKMQEVAKILNCSSFKKEELNDFTKFNLKKIESKYLFLNRIK is encoded by the coding sequence ATGAATAAAAAAACTTTTTATATCACAACTCCTATTTATTATGCATCTGGACCTTTGCATATAGGTCATTTATATTGTACGATTTTAGCTTGAACAATAGCTAATTACAAAAGAACACAAGGTTATGACATTAAATTTTTAACTGGTAGTGATGAACATGGTCAAAAAATTGCAACAAAAGCTGCTCAATCTAATCAAGAACCAAAAATTTTTGTAGATAATTTAGTTACTTCCTATAAACAAATGTGAAAAGATTGAAATATAGAATATGATTTTTTTTCTAGAACAACTGATAAAAAACATGAAAAATTAGTCAAAAATGTTTTTTCTTGAATGTTAAAAAATAATTATATATACAAAGCAAAATATGAAGGTTTATATTCAATAAATGATGAAGAGTATTTAGCAAAAAATCAAGCTGATTATAAAGATGGTGAATATTATCATCCTGTTTCAGGTCATAAATTAATTAAAATGAGTGAAGATAGTTACTTTTTTAATATGAAAAAAATGCAAGATTGATGAATACAATATATTAAAGATAATCCTAATTTTTTAAAACCACAAAAAATTGTGAATGAATTAATCAATAATTTTATTAGCGAAGGATTGGATGATTTATCTATAACAAGAACAAATGTTAAATGAGCAGTATCAATTAACGAAGAACCAGAACATACTTTATATGTATGATTAGATGCTTTATTTAATTATATAAGTGCTTTAGGATATGATCTTGATAACCCAGATGAAAATTATTTAAAATATTGAAAAAATGGAGATGAAATAGTACATATTTTAGGAAAAGAAATTGCTCGTTTTCACTTTATTTACTGACCAATATTTCTTGAGTCTATGCAATTAAAACAACCAACACATATTATTAGTCATGGATTATTAAGAGATAAAAATGGCAGAAAAATGTCAAAATCATTAAATAATGTTATAGCTCCTGAATATTTATTAAATAAATATCATGATGAGTTAATTAAATATTATTTTACAAGCCAAATAATATTTGGTGAAGATGGCAATTTTAGTGAAGAACATCTTATTAAAATAATAAATTCTGATTTAGTTAATAATTATGGTAATTTAATTTCTCGTACTATTAAAATGGTTAATAATAGTTTTGTTAATGGAATGATTTATATTAATTCAAATGACAAATTAAACCAAGAATTAGATAATAAATTATTAGAATTTGATTCTTTATTTACTAGTTTAATGAATAATTATAAGATTGATAAAGCTTTAAAAGAAGCAATCAATTTAAGTGATTATTTAAATAAATATATTGATAAAACACAACCTTGAACTTTAACTAATGAATTAGATAAATTAGAACAAATTTTAATAAGATTATTAAATGGAATTTATACTGTTTCATACGCTTTACAAATTTGTATGCCTAGAAAAATGCAAGAAGTAGCTAAAATTTTAAATTGTTCTTCATTTAAAAAAGAAGAATTAAATGATTTTACTAAATTTAATCTGAAAAAAATAGAATCTAAATATTTATTTTTAAATAGAATTAAATAG
- a CDS encoding putative quinol monooxygenase: MICVVYKELKINVEKKKEFQQNILSAIYEHKKQELNLSIDGFWKDLHTFVIIERWSTKDDYEKFVASEIYKNVNKSIIQYTINKPYVKKYETSI; the protein is encoded by the coding sequence ATGATTTGTGTAGTATATAAAGAATTAAAAATTAATGTAGAAAAGAAAAAAGAATTTCAACAAAATATTTTAAGTGCTATTTATGAACATAAAAAGCAAGAATTAAATCTTTCAATAGATGGTTTTTGGAAAGATTTACATACTTTTGTGATTATAGAAAGATGAAGTACAAAAGATGATTATGAAAAATTTGTTGCTTCTGAAATTTATAAAAATGTAAATAAATCTATTATCCAATATACTATAAATAAACCTTATGTAAAAAAATATGAAACTTCAATTTAA
- the ftsH gene encoding ATP-dependent zinc metalloprotease FtsH, which translates to MRKKNSLLFMILLLSAIIAIVVYFIVRQNNSETIVNRNIFDADFYNAIQSTNDNIYFQNVTVDWHLGTIKYTLVGEGQIPVTKVAYVGQLFSNLIGSTNNSINDWTLIGQNQSVAELLNLPTTTSYFKVLNMASTLSNGTVSQINFTILPYKETSIWQSLLFSLLPTLIFFVLMWLLYRSMMKKSMNMMGGVVGEEKNPAQKIKSDKTFKDIAGNKEAIEEIEEIVDYLKNPKKYQNAGARMPHGVLLGGPPGTGKTLLAKATAGEANVPFYFISASNFVEMFVGLGAKRVRSVVEEARKNAPAIIFIDELDAIGRTRGAGLGGGHDEREQTLNQLLVEMDGMKENNGILFFAATNRTDVLDPALTRPGRFDRTITVGLPDVKERQEILQLHAKGKRLAPNINLAQVAKRTPGFSGAQLENVINEASLLAVRNNKDIIQLDDIDEAIDRVMSGPAKKNRVITKEELTMIAYHEAGHAVVGIKIPGGNKVQKITIIPRGQAGGYNLMTPEEEKYNMSKTELIAMITSFMGGRAAERIIYGDDNVSTGASDDISKATKIARKMVTEWGMSNLGPIQFEKDEGSPFLGRDYLKSSGFSAQIGHEIDIEVRKIMLEAENKAMEVIKANKELLELIKTALLDKETIVAEEIEYIAKNLKLPKKEEEKEIIKNDYTLDELITESQTITNNINIEENSKKTE; encoded by the coding sequence TTGAGAAAAAAAAATTCATTATTATTTATGATTTTATTACTTAGTGCAATTATTGCAATAGTAGTATATTTTATTGTTAGACAAAATAATTCTGAAACAATAGTAAACAGAAATATATTTGATGCAGATTTTTATAATGCTATTCAAAGTACTAATGATAATATTTATTTTCAAAATGTTACTGTTGATTGACATTTAGGAACAATAAAATATACACTTGTAGGAGAAGGGCAAATTCCAGTTACAAAAGTTGCTTATGTAGGTCAATTATTTTCTAATTTAATTGGTTCTACAAATAATTCTATAAATGATTGGACATTGATAGGACAAAATCAAAGTGTAGCTGAATTGCTTAATTTGCCAACAACAACATCATACTTTAAAGTTTTAAATATGGCTTCTACTTTAAGTAATGGTACAGTTTCTCAAATTAATTTCACTATTTTACCTTATAAAGAAACATCAATTTGACAAAGTTTATTATTTTCATTACTTCCAACTTTAATATTCTTTGTTTTAATGTGATTACTTTATAGATCAATGATGAAAAAAAGTATGAATATGATGGGTGGTGTAGTAGGAGAAGAAAAAAATCCAGCTCAAAAAATTAAAAGTGACAAAACTTTTAAAGATATAGCTGGTAATAAAGAAGCAATTGAAGAAATAGAAGAAATAGTAGATTATTTAAAAAACCCTAAAAAATATCAAAATGCAGGAGCAAGAATGCCTCATGGAGTACTATTAGGTGGGCCTCCAGGAACGGGTAAAACATTATTAGCTAAAGCAACAGCAGGCGAAGCTAATGTACCATTTTATTTTATTTCAGCTTCAAATTTTGTTGAAATGTTTGTTGGATTAGGAGCAAAAAGAGTAAGAAGTGTTGTAGAAGAGGCGAGAAAAAATGCCCCAGCAATTATTTTTATAGATGAATTAGATGCAATAGGTAGAACTAGAGGCGCAGGATTGGGTGGCGGACATGATGAACGTGAACAAACACTTAATCAATTATTAGTTGAAATGGACGGAATGAAGGAAAATAATGGTATATTATTTTTCGCCGCAACAAATAGAACAGATGTTTTAGATCCTGCATTAACAAGACCAGGTCGTTTTGATAGAACTATAACTGTAGGTTTACCTGATGTAAAAGAAAGACAAGAAATTTTACAATTACATGCAAAAGGTAAACGTTTAGCACCAAATATTAATTTAGCTCAAGTGGCTAAAAGAACTCCTGGTTTTTCTGGCGCACAATTGGAAAATGTTATAAATGAAGCTTCACTTTTAGCTGTTAGAAATAATAAAGATATTATTCAATTAGATGATATTGATGAAGCAATTGATAGAGTAATGTCTGGACCTGCCAAAAAAAATAGAGTAATTACAAAAGAAGAATTAACTATGATTGCTTATCACGAAGCAGGTCACGCTGTTGTAGGTATTAAAATACCGGGAGGGAATAAAGTACAAAAAATTACTATTATTCCAAGAGGTCAAGCTGGTGGATATAATTTAATGACACCAGAAGAAGAAAAATACAATATGTCTAAAACAGAACTTATAGCTATGATAACAAGTTTTATGGGCGGTAGAGCAGCGGAAAGAATTATTTATGGTGATGATAATGTTTCCACAGGCGCAAGTGATGATATTTCTAAAGCAACTAAAATAGCAAGAAAAATGGTTACTGAATGAGGTATGTCTAATTTGGGACCAATACAATTTGAAAAAGATGAGGGATCACCTTTTTTAGGAAGAGATTATTTAAAATCATCTGGTTTTTCAGCACAAATAGGTCATGAAATAGATATAGAAGTAAGAAAAATAATGTTAGAAGCTGAAAATAAAGCTATGGAAGTTATAAAAGCAAATAAAGAATTGTTAGAGCTTATTAAAACAGCTTTATTAGATAAAGAAACAATTGTTGCAGAGGAAATTGAATATATAGCCAAAAATCTAAAATTACCTAAAAAAGAAGAAGAAAAAGAAATAATAAAAAACGACTATACTTTAGATGAATTAATAACAGAATCACAAACTATAACAAATAATATAAATATAGAAGAAAATAGTAAAAAAACAGAATAA
- the tilS gene encoding tRNA lysidine(34) synthetase TilS, whose amino-acid sequence MLIKRNKNILVAVSGGPDSMLLLNLLLKKYNNKKIYVATINYNFRDNSNKDVEIVREFCKKKNISLFVKNIFYKEDLNYKIGNFENQARNDRYDFFRKIYFENNIDCLFLAHHKDDFLETFTIQKESNRKPLFYGIKTKSFYKEMLICRPFIKKYFKNQIMQICAKKNIDFALDYTNYQTIFTRNIIRVNYLDKLDKEKNKLIKIIKKKNKKNIKTQKKIDKEYWIWEKTSFDQNVFVNLFFKKNLIFKLLNTKFTNLKISSKKIVSIIQFIESQNRTSNYKIDNKNYLYKVKGKLIFN is encoded by the coding sequence ATGTTAATAAAAAGAAATAAAAATATTTTAGTTGCTGTTAGTGGCGGGCCAGATTCTATGTTGCTATTAAATTTATTATTAAAAAAATATAATAATAAAAAAATATACGTAGCCACCATAAATTATAATTTTCGTGACAATTCAAATAAAGATGTTGAAATAGTTAGAGAATTTTGTAAGAAAAAAAATATTTCTTTATTTGTTAAAAATATTTTTTATAAAGAAGATTTAAACTATAAAATAGGCAATTTTGAAAATCAAGCAAGAAATGATAGGTATGATTTTTTTAGGAAAATTTATTTTGAAAATAATATAGATTGTTTATTTTTAGCTCACCATAAAGATGATTTTTTAGAAACTTTCACAATTCAAAAAGAATCTAATAGAAAACCATTATTTTATGGAATAAAAACTAAAAGTTTTTACAAAGAAATGTTAATATGTAGACCTTTTATTAAAAAATATTTTAAAAATCAAATAATGCAAATATGTGCTAAGAAGAATATAGATTTTGCTTTGGATTATACAAATTATCAAACAATATTTACAAGAAATATAATAAGAGTTAATTATTTAGACAAATTAGATAAAGAAAAAAATAAATTAATAAAAATAATTAAAAAGAAAAATAAAAAAAATATTAAAACACAAAAAAAAATAGACAAAGAATATTGAATTTGAGAAAAAACAAGTTTTGACCAAAATGTTTTTGTTAATTTATTTTTTAAAAAAAATTTAATTTTTAAGTTACTTAATACAAAATTCACAAATTTAAAAATTTCAAGCAAAAAAATAGTATCAATAATTCAATTTATAGAATCACAAAATAGAACAAGTAATTATAAAATTGATAATAAAAATTATTTATATAAAGTTAAAGGTAAATTAATTTTTAACTAA
- the pth gene encoding aminoacyl-tRNA hydrolase: MKMIVGLGNPGSKYKNTRHNVGFFVIDKILEKYNLSLNKEKFEGEYVIVDDLLIAKPLTFMNNSGEFIYNISKFYKINPADIMVIHDEKDFEIGNAQIKISGSSAGHNGIESIIKKFPNNDFKRLRIGIGRDFNIALKDYVLQNFKKEELEKLQNIIEIAADAALSFAFNDIKIVMEKFNVNKKK, translated from the coding sequence ATGAAAATGATAGTAGGATTGGGTAATCCAGGTAGTAAATATAAAAATACTAGACATAATGTTGGTTTTTTTGTTATAGATAAAATTTTAGAAAAATATAATTTATCTCTTAATAAAGAAAAATTTGAAGGTGAATATGTAATTGTTGATGATTTATTAATTGCTAAACCTTTAACTTTTATGAATAATTCAGGAGAGTTTATATATAATATTTCCAAATTTTACAAAATTAATCCTGCAGATATAATGGTTATACATGATGAAAAAGATTTTGAAATTGGAAATGCACAAATTAAAATAAGTGGTTCTTCAGCTGGTCACAACGGCATAGAAAGTATAATAAAAAAGTTTCCAAACAATGATTTCAAACGCTTGAGAATAGGAATTGGAAGAGATTTTAATATAGCTTTAAAAGATTATGTTTTGCAAAATTTTAAAAAAGAAGAATTAGAAAAATTGCAAAATATTATTGAAATTGCAGCGGATGCAGCACTTTCTTTTGCATTTAATGATATAAAAATTGTTATGGAAAAATTTAATGTTAATAAAAAGAAATAA
- a CDS encoding ATP-dependent RecD-like DNA helicase encodes MDNQNLLVKKGIFKKILKGGQDFEWKFSLALFKPENEKEILIYIKNEKIRINFKYEIEFKYNQEWKSFSLLNLKAINNEFEEIKNIVLKSYKGEERLKKIIDLYSENWFENLEKNNYYNLLLTPKTVEKIKEIKNDTLQTFFIKNGINNLYKKLEIIFENLTNKTINANTILDLYNLQNNNLDFYQIKKYLTSIYIENKELPEFEKLMESLIFTFLNIKFNNNNTLIDLDLVELTHFIDNEIKEIYENKLNFNLDINNILIRMLKEKKIFIFETKDNIPKITTKTMFEIENTIYKRLLEILNKNSLKKDIQFDYKTNWSNEQYQAYKNSFINNINIISGAPGTGKTFLIKEIYYSLINKFNLLEKEIQIVSLTGRTIHNLVNKGLDNSKTIHSFLKFFDFEEKNLQKNIKRPEIKVLIIDEFSLVNNYLFYSLLNACVNLEKIILVGDSNQLPSIGPGNIFSELINSQIFNTTYLSTFFRTDNINIIKHFSAIQNNKLEALPSEQVNFFESDEKLKFSKILEKYIEKVNKYNEINVAILAPTNRLVDEINLLIQDYNKNLYKRNSYALFYNKKIICINDRVIQIVNNYEKDVYNGEIGNFKIIDNKYAVDFGYKIIFYEDNEIKENLKLAYATTVHKFQGSEIDCVILPIFSENEFMLTKRMLYTATSRAIKEIVLIGEYHTYSRSILHNKKENHITTILGFLLKGEINENDSRIG; translated from the coding sequence ATGGATAATCAAAATTTATTAGTTAAAAAAGGTATTTTTAAAAAAATTTTAAAAGGTGGACAAGATTTTGAATGAAAATTTTCTTTAGCTCTTTTTAAACCTGAAAATGAAAAAGAAATATTAATTTATATAAAAAATGAAAAAATAAGAATCAATTTTAAATATGAAATTGAATTTAAATATAATCAAGAATGAAAAAGTTTTTCTTTATTAAATTTAAAAGCAATTAATAATGAATTTGAAGAAATAAAAAATATTGTTTTAAAGTCATATAAAGGTGAGGAAAGATTAAAAAAAATAATTGATTTATATAGTGAAAATTGGTTTGAAAATTTAGAAAAAAATAATTATTACAATTTATTATTAACCCCTAAAACAGTTGAAAAAATTAAAGAAATTAAAAACGACACTTTACAAACATTTTTTATAAAGAATGGTATTAATAATCTTTATAAAAAACTAGAAATTATTTTTGAAAATTTAACTAATAAAACTATAAATGCGAATACAATTTTAGATTTATATAATTTACAAAATAATAATTTAGATTTTTATCAAATTAAAAAATATTTAACATCTATTTATATAGAAAATAAAGAACTGCCAGAATTTGAAAAATTAATGGAAAGTTTAATTTTTACATTTTTAAACATAAAATTTAATAACAATAATACTTTGATTGATTTAGATTTAGTTGAATTAACGCATTTTATAGATAATGAAATTAAAGAAATTTATGAAAATAAATTAAATTTTAATTTAGATATAAATAATATTTTAATAAGAATGTTGAAAGAAAAAAAAATATTTATATTTGAAACTAAAGATAATATTCCTAAAATAACAACAAAAACAATGTTTGAAATTGAAAATACTATTTACAAAAGACTTCTTGAAATTTTAAATAAAAATTCTTTAAAAAAAGATATTCAATTCGATTATAAAACAAATTGATCAAATGAACAATATCAAGCTTATAAAAATTCATTTATTAATAATATAAATATAATTAGTGGAGCACCAGGTACAGGAAAAACTTTTTTAATAAAAGAAATATATTATTCTTTAATAAATAAATTTAATTTATTAGAAAAAGAGATTCAAATTGTTTCTCTTACAGGAAGAACAATACATAATTTAGTAAATAAAGGTTTAGATAATAGTAAAACTATTCATAGTTTTTTAAAGTTTTTTGATTTTGAAGAAAAAAACTTACAAAAAAATATAAAAAGACCTGAAATTAAAGTTTTAATAATTGATGAATTTTCTCTAGTAAATAATTACTTATTTTATTCTTTGCTCAACGCTTGCGTTAATCTAGAAAAAATAATATTAGTTGGTGATAGTAATCAATTACCTAGCATAGGACCTGGAAATATATTTAGTGAATTAATAAATTCGCAAATTTTTAATACAACTTATTTATCTACTTTTTTTAGAACAGATAATATAAATATAATTAAACATTTTAGCGCAATACAAAATAATAAATTAGAAGCATTACCTTCTGAACAGGTAAATTTTTTTGAAAGTGATGAAAAATTAAAATTTTCTAAAATTTTAGAAAAATATATTGAAAAAGTTAATAAATATAATGAAATAAACGTTGCTATTTTAGCTCCTACAAATAGATTAGTTGATGAAATTAATTTATTGATTCAAGATTATAATAAAAATTTATATAAGAGGAATTCTTATGCATTATTTTATAATAAAAAAATAATTTGTATTAATGATAGAGTGATACAAATAGTTAATAATTATGAAAAAGATGTTTATAATGGAGAAATAGGAAATTTTAAAATAATTGATAACAAATATGCTGTAGATTTTGGTTATAAAATTATATTTTATGAGGATAACGAAATAAAAGAAAATTTAAAATTAGCTTATGCAACTACAGTACATAAATTTCAAGGTTCAGAAATCGATTGTGTAATTTTGCCTATTTTTAGTGAAAATGAATTTATGTTAACTAAAAGAATGTTATATACTGCAACTTCAAGAGCTATTAAAGAAATAGTTCTAATAGGAGAATACCACACTTATTCGCGAAGTATTTTACATAATAAAAAGGAGAATCATATAACTACAATTTTAGGATTTTTGTTAAAAGGAGAAATAAATGAAAATGATAGTAGGATTGGGTAA